Proteins encoded within one genomic window of Setaria italica strain Yugu1 chromosome IV, Setaria_italica_v2.0, whole genome shotgun sequence:
- the LOC101761765 gene encoding crooked neck-like protein 1 codes for MALPAASDPGLGSLTSRDTGTRLPRATRVKNKGPAPVQITAEHLLREARELRGSEHPRAPARKIADAEELAERRLMERKFFEHSVGRAGASASAWAKYAQWEERQGDLARARSVFERALAASASASRDHSLWVKYAELEMRRGCVGDARNVWDRAVALLPRADQVWRKYVHMEETLGEVANARQVFDRWMAWWPGATAWCSYARFELRYGEVGRARAVYERFVAEYPRADAFMRYAGFEEKRGELERARRVFERAADVLADDEEEAGTLLVAFGEFEEEFREVERARAIYQYALDRVPKRRAEQIYGKLLAWEKQFGDPKGIEDAIVARRRLECQDDVRKNPLNYNSLFELIRLEESVGDKERIREAYERAVAKVPPAEEKRFWRRYIYIWINYALYEELDAQDAERAREVYRECLNLIPHKRFTFAKIWLMAAQFEIRQRNLSAARRILGNSIGVAPKPKVFNKYIEMEVSLGNFDRVRTLYQKFIECYAANSYAWRKYADLEKNLGESDRAQAVYELAIAQPTLDNPELIWKEYLEFEIDGNEFDRARKLYERLLGRTKHLKVWLSYAEFEATAGSCGEDSTNRQMERAQRCRGVFQRAFDHFRTSSPESKEERAMLLEEWLNREVSFGHLGDVSVVQTKVPTKVKRKRSIPSEDGSTFVCEEFIDYIFPEEITHAPNMKIIEVAYRWKRQKTDDE; via the exons ATGgcgctccccgccgcctccgacccCGGCCTCGGGTCCCTCACCAGCCGCGACACCGGGACGAGGCTTCCCCGGGCGACGCGCGTCAAGAACAAGGGCCCCGCGCCGGTACAGATCACCGCGGAGCACCTCCTCCGGGAGGCCCGGGAGCTGCGGGGGTCGGAGCAcccgcgcgcgcccgcgcggAAGATCGCCGACGCGGAGGAGCTCGCCGAGCGCCGCCTGATGGAGCGCAAGTTCTTCGAGCACTCcgtcggccgcgccggcgcctccgcctcggcgtGGGCCAAGTACGCGCAGTGGGAGGAGCGGCAGGGAGACCTCGCCCGCGCGCGGTCCGTCTTCgagcgcgcgctcgccgcctccgcatCCGCCTCCCGCGACCACTCGCTCTGGGTCAAGTACGCGGAGCTCGAGATGCGGAGGGGATGCGTCGGCGACGCGCGCAACGTCTGGGACCGCGCGGTGGCGCTGCTGCCCCGCGCCGACCAGGTGTGGCGCAAGTACGTGCACATGGAGGAGACGCTCGGCGAGGTCGCCAATGCCCGCCAGGTGTTCGACCGGTGGATGGCGTGGTGGCCCGGCGCCACGGCGTGGTGCTCCTACGCCAGGTTCGAGCTCCGGTACGGCGAGGTGGGCCGCGCCAGGGCGGTCTACGAGCGCTTCGTCGCCGAGTACCCGCGCGCGGACGCGTTCATGCGGTACGCCGGATTCGAGGAGAAGCGCGGCGAGTTGGAGCGCGCGCGGCGGGTGTTCGAGCGCGCCGCGGACGTTCTCgccgatgatgaggaggaggcggggacgCTGCTCGTGGCCTTCGGCGAGTTCGAGGAGGAGTTCCGCGAGGTGGAGCGCGCCCGTGCCATATACCAGTACGCGCTCGACAGGGTGCCCAAGCGCCGTGCCGAGCAGATTTACGGGAAGTTGCTGGCATGGGAGAAGCAATTCGGGGACCCCAAGGGAATTGAGGATGCCATTGTGGCCAGGAGGAGATTAGAGTGTCAGGATGACGTGAGGAAGAATCCTCTCAACTACAATTCTTTGTTTGAACTCATCCGGCTTGAGGAAAGTGTCGGAGACAAGGAGAGGATCAGAGAGGCATACGAAAGGGCAGTTGCCAAAGTGCCTCCTGCTGAGGAGAAGCGGTTCTGGCGCAGATACATATACATCTGGATAAATTATGCCCTGTATGAGGAGCTTGATGCGCAGGATGCTGAACGGGCCAGAGAGGTCTACAGGGAATGCCTGAACCTAATCCCTCACAAAAGATTCACTTTTGCAAAAATTTGGCTGATGGCAGCCCAGTTTGAGATCAGGCAGAGGAATTTAAGCGCAGCAAGGCGAATACTTGGAAATTCAATTGGGGTTGCTCCAAAGCCTAAGGTGTTTAATAAATACATTGAGATGGAGGTATCTCTGGGCAACTTTGACCGTGTGAGAACACTTTACCAGAAATTCATCGAGTGTTATGCAGCAAACTCTTATGCTTGGAGAAAGTACGCTGACCTGGAAAAGAACCTTGGTGAGTCTGATCGTGCTCAAGCAGTATATGAGCTTGCAATTGCTCAGCCAACCCTTGATAATCCAGAGCTCATATGGAAG GAGTACTTGGAGTTTGAAATTGATGGAAATGAATTTGATAGAGCGAGGAAGCTTTATGAGAGATTGCTTGGTAGAACGAAGCATTTGAAAGTATGGCTCAGCTATGCTGAGTTTGAAGCCACAGCTGGCTCATGTGGTGAAGACAGTACAAATCGACAGATGGAGCGGGCACAAAGATGCAGAGGTGTTTTTCAGAGGGCGTTTGACCACTTCAGGACCAGCTCCCCCGAATCAAAGGAGGAAAGAGCAATGCTCCTTGAAGAATGGCTTAACAGGGAGGTGAGCTTTGGTCACCTTGGTGATGTGAGCGTAGTGCAGACAAAGGTGCCAACAAAAGTTAAAAGGAAGCGATCAATCCCTTCGGAGGATGGCTCCACCTTTGTATGTGAGGAGTTCATCGATTATATATTCCCTGAGGAAATCACTCATGCTCCAAACATGAAGATCATCGAAGTTGCATATAGATGGAAGAGGCAGAAAACTGATGATGAGTGA
- the LOC101762176 gene encoding ABC transporter G family member 28, producing the protein MAWLFLVLLLFLSAADAAAAAVNQRRSLAEQGKGNMAALAAGNPMVAGVMNERLKALTTSFAQQMGREFHYCIKNMDQEWNTAYNFSSDPTFLTNCMKETDGDLPQRVCTAAEMKFFFESFLEGNGRKNYVRPNKNCNLTSWIDGCEPGWSCSAGKDQEVNLKDAVNIPSRVLDCRGCCAGFFCPHGLTCMIPCPLGAYCPASTLNKTTGVCDPYHYQPPAGKPNHTCGGADRWADVVSTDDVFCPPGYYCPSTIQKFDCSSGFYCRKGSTSQTKCFNKGSCKPNSSNQDITIFGALLVGALSLVLLIIYNFSGQLLMNREKKQAKSREAAARHARETAAARERWKTAKDVAKKHAAGLQSSLSRTFSRKKTLRTHESSKGGTGLPSTEPDEGPSNEPGGKKESLTDMVRSLEENPEKSEGFHVQIGEKKKPKGRHAHTQSQIFKYAYGQIEKEKAMENETKNLTFSGVISMATEDDMMKRPTIEIAFKDLTLTLKGSKKKLLRSVTGKLMAGRVAAVMGPSGAGKTTFLSAIAGKATGCQTTGMILINGKTEPIRAYKKIIGFVPQDDIVHGNLTVQENLWFNARCRLSADMSKADKVLVVERVIESLGLQPVRDSLVGTVEQRGISGGQRKRVNVGLEMVMEPSVLILDEPTSGLDSASSLLLLRALRREALEGVNISMVVHQPSYTLYRMFDDLILLAKGGMTVYHGPVKKVEEYFSGLGIVVPDRVNPPDYYIDILEGIVKPDTKEPVNVKDLPIRWMLHNGYEVPRDMLQSSSDSESSFRGEGSRASGGDTGQSIAGEVWGNVKDIVGQKKDEYDYNKTSENLSNRCTPGILRQYKYYLGRCGKQRLREARIQGVDYLILGLAGICLGTLAKVSDETFGALGYTYTVIAVSLLCKIGALRSFSLEKIHYWRERASGMSSLAYFLSKDTIDHFNTIIKPIVYLSMFYFFNNPRSSIWENYVVLLALVYCVTGIGYTFAIFFQPGSAQLWSALLPVVLTLIATQQKNTFLANLCYTKWALEAFVIANAQKYSGVWLITRCGSLLNSGYDINDKILCIVVLVANGMIFRCVAFFCMVIFQKH; encoded by the exons ATGGCGTGGTTgttccttgtgctcctcctcttcctctcggctgccgatgccgccgccgccgccgtcaaccAGCGCCGCTCCCTCGCGGAGCAGGGCAAAGGCAACATGGCGGCCCTGGCCGCCGGGAACCCGATGGTGGCGGGGGTGATGAACGAGCGCCTCAAGGCCCTCACCACCTCCTTCGCGCAGCAGATGGGCAGGGAGTTCCACTATTGCATCAAGAACAT gGACCAAGAGTGGAACACCGCCTACAATTTCTCCTCCGACCCCACTTTTCTCACCAACTGCATGAAGGAAACTGATG GAGACCTACCGCAGCGCGTGTGCACAGCCGCAGAGATGAAGTTCTTCTTTGAGAGCTTCCTCGAAGGCAACGGAAGAAAGAACTACGTCAGGCCAAACAAGAACTGCAACCTCACCTCATGGATCGATGGTTGTGAGCCTGGATGGTCATGCAGTGCCGGCAAAGATCAGGAGGTCAACTTAAAAGATGCTGTCAACATCCCTTCTAGAGTCCTTGATTGCCGAGGTTGCTGTGCCGGGTTCTTCTGCCCTCATGGCCTCACTTGCATGATAC CATGTCCTTTGGGAGCATACTGTCCTGCGTCCACTTTAAACAAAACAACTGGAGTCTGTGATCC GTACCATTATCAACCACCTGCCGGAAAGCCAAATCATACGTGTGGCGGTGCTGATAGATGGGCCGACGTTGTTAGCACTGATGATGTTTTCTGTCCACCTGGTTACTACTGTCCAAGCACTATACAGAAGTTCGATTGTAGTAGTGG GTTCTATTGTAGGAAAGGTTCGACTTCACAAACCA AATGCTTCAACAAAGGAAGTTGCAAACCAAACTCTTCAAACCAGGACATAACCATATTCGGTGCACTTCTTGTG GGTGCCCTGAGTTTAGTTCTGTTGATTATTTACAACTTTTCCGGTCAACTCCTGATGAACCGGGAGAAAAAACAAGCTAAATCTAGGGAGGCTGCTGCAAGACATGCTAGAGAGACAGCAGCAGCTCGTGAAAGATGGAAAACAGCTAAAGATGTCGCAAAGAAGCACGCTGCAGGCCTGCAGTCATCACTGTCCCGCACATTCTCACGCAAGAAAACTCTTAGGACACATGAATCGTCCAAAGGAGGTACCGGTCTGCCTTCAACTGAACCCGATGAGGGGCCATCGAACGAACCAGGAGGAAAGAAGGAAAGTCTTACTGACATGGTGCGCTCACTCGAAGAGAACCCCGAAAAAAGCGAAGGTTTCCATGTGCAGATCGGAGAGAAAAAGAAGCCCAAAGGGAGGCATGCACATACCCAGAGCCAAATTTTCAAGTATGCATATGGACaaattgaaaaggaaaaggcGATGGAAAATGAGACCAAGAATCTTACATTTTCAGGAGTGATATCGATGGCCACCGAAGATGATATGATGAAAAGACCCACAATCGAGATTGCTTTCAAAGATCTCACCCTAACCTTGAAGGGGAGTAAGAAAAAACTTTTGAGATCCGTCACAGGAAAGCTTATGGCCGGTAGGGTAGCTGCTGTGATGGGTCCATCAGGTGCGGGCAAGACGACGTTCTTGAGTGCTATTGCTGGCAAGGCAACAGGATGCCAGACAACAGGTATGATACTTATAAATGGGAAAACAGAGCCTATCCGCGCATACAAGAAAATCATTGGCTTTGTCCCGCAAGATGACATTGTCCATGGGAACTTAACAGTTCAAGAGAATCTCTGGTTCAATGCAAGATGCAG GCTGTCTGCTGACATGTCAAAAGCTGATAAGGTCCTTGTCGTGGAAAGAGTTATTGAGTCCTTGGGACTTCAACCAGTTCGTGATTCTTTGGTTGGAACTGTTGAACAGCGTGGCATCTCTGGTGGCCAGCGCAAACGAGTAAATGTTGGTCTAGAAATGGTCATGGAACCCTCCGTACTGATTTTAGATGAGCCGACGTCGGGTTTGGACAGTGCTTCATCCCTACTTTTACTTCGCGCCCTACGTAGGGAAGCTCTTGAGGGTGTCAATATCTCTATGGTTGTTCATCAACCCAG CTATACATTGTACAGGATGTTCGATGATTTGATACTTCTCGCAAAAGGGGGTATGACTGTGTACCACGGGCCGGTAAAGAAAGTGGAGGAGTACTTTTCAGGATTGGGCATTGTTGTGCCAGACCGTGTGAACCCACCGGACTACTATATAGACATCTTGGAAGGAATTGTGAAGCCAGACACAAAAGAACCTGTAAATGTCAAAGATCTCCCTATTAGATGGATGCTGCACAATGGGTATGAAGTTCCACGAGATATGCTGCAGAGTTCTTCTGATTCAGAATCCTCTTTTAGGGGGGAAGGAAGTCGTGCCTCAGGTGGTGACACTGGGCAATCTATTGCTGGTGAAGTCTGGGGTAATGTCAAGGACATAGTTGGGCAGAAGAAAGATGAGTATGATTACAATAAAACATCTGAAAACTTATCGAATCGATGTACTCCTGGGATCCTCAGGCAGTACAAATACTACCTGGGGAG GTGTGGCAAGCAGCGCCTTCGTGAGGCTAGAATACAAGGAGTTGACTATCTGATACTGGGCCTGGCTGGTATCTGTCTAGGCACACTAGCTAAAGTGAGCGATGAGACATTTGGAGCACTTGGCTACACCTACACGGTCATAGCTGTGT CTCTGCTGTGCAAGATTGGGGCCCTGAGGTCATTTTCACTGGAGAAAATACACTACTGGAGGGAGAGAGCATCCGGCATGAGCTCACTGGCATACTTCTTGTCCAAAGATACAATAGATCACTTCAACACGATTATCAAGCCGATCGTCTACCTCTCCATGTTTTACTTCTTTAACAACCCGAGGTCATCAATCTGGGAAAACTACGTGGTTCTTCTGGCCCTCGTCTACTGCGTGACGGGAATCGGCTACACCTTCGCCATCTTTTTTCAGCCTGGTTCTGCACAGCTG TGGTCAGCGCTGCTTCCAGTTGTTCTAACACTAATAGCAACCCAGCAGAAGAACACCTTCCTTGCTAACCTATGCTACACAAAGTGGGCTCTGGAAGCGTTCGTGATTGCGAATGCTCAGAAGTATTCCGGGGTATGGCTCATAACACGGTGCGGCTCGCTGTTGAATAGTGGGTATGACATCAACGACAAGATTCTGTGCATAGTGGTTCTTGTAGCGAATGGGATGATATTCCGGTGCGTTGCTTTCTTCTGCATGGTGATCTTCCAGAAGCACTAG